In Solanum stenotomum isolate F172 chromosome 6, ASM1918654v1, whole genome shotgun sequence, one DNA window encodes the following:
- the LOC125869344 gene encoding zinc finger protein BRUTUS-like, translating to MATPLTTTGGGGIQGVGGGGGGVAVMSGTTTVGHVEQSGTLNSSRAVGVKGSSPIRIFLFFHKAIRKELDGLHRSAMAFATNQDTEIKPFMERCYFLRSIYKHHCNAEDEVIFPALDIRVKNVARTYSLEHEGEGVLFDHLFALLDSDMQSEESYRRELASCTGALQTSISQHMSKEEEQVLPLLMEKFSFEEQASLVWQFLCSIPVNMMAEFLPWLSSSISADECKDMHKCLHKVIPDEDLLQEIMFTWMDGKKLTNKRKTCEESTAHNSSDSVVRGLIENVPCPCESSRREFPVSNLDLKESTLNLPVDEILHWHKAIRKELNDITEAAREIKLRGDFSDLSAFNQRLQFIAEVCIFHSIAEDKVIFPAVDAEISFAQEHAEEENEFDKFRCLIESVQSAGSNSTSVEFYSELCSQADHIMETVERHFCNEEAQVLPLARKHFSPKRQRELLYQSLCVMPLRLIECVLPWLVGSLSEEEARSFLQNMHMAAPASDTALVTLFSGWACKGRPADICLSSSVTGCCPAKILAGNQENLGKCCGTCTSSRIVKSSSSNGEQSNGERPTKRVNLMSEEKCYRHDPSGGGKFRKGSTGNQSCCVPALGVVNSLAAAKSSRTFTPSAPSLNSCLFNWNTSLTNAGYATRPIDNIFQFHKAIRKDLEFLDVESGKLTDCDETFLRKFCGRFRLLRGLYKAHSNAEDDIVFPALESKETLHNVSHSYTLDHKQEEKLFEDISSALDELSQLRENLNGGSSVKGPCRNSGACDLHEYSRKYNELATKVQAMCKSIKVTLDQHVIREEVELWPLFDRHFSIEEQDKLVGRIIGTTGAEVLQSMLPWVTTALTQDEQNKMMETWKQATKNTMFSEWLNEWWEGTPDGTSQASSSEDIVSRGCEFPESLEQSDSTFKPGWKDIFRMNQNELESEIRKVSRDSSLDPRRKAYLIQNLMTSRWIAAQQESEARSVETSNGQDQIGCSPSFRDPDKQVLGCEHYKRNCKLRAACCGKLFPCRFCHDKISDHSMDRKATTEMMCMNCLKVQPVGPTCTTPSCNGLSMAKYYCSSCKFFDDERTVYHCPFCNLCRLGQGLGVDFFHCMTCNCCLGMKLVDHKCREKGLETNCPICCDFLFTSSETVRGLPCGHFMHSACFQAYACTHYICPICSKSMGDMSVYFGMLDALMASEVLPEEFRNRCQDILCNDCGKRGTAPFHWLYHKCASCGSYNTRVIKVETSPNCSS from the exons GTTATCTTTCCAGCACTTGATATTCGTGTGAAGAATGTAGCACGGACTTACTCCCTTGAGCATGAAGGAGAAGGTGTGCTTTTTGATCACCTGTTTGCATTACTTGACTCGGATATGCAAAGTGAAGAAAGCTACCGCAGAGAATTGGCTTCCTGTACAGGAGCTCTTCAAACATCTATTAGCCAACACATGTCTAAGGAAGAGGAGCAG GTTCTCCCCTTGCTCATGGAGAAGTTTTCCTTCGAGGAGCAGGCGTCACTGGTGTGGCAGTTTCTGTGCAGCATCCCCGTGAATATGATGGCTGAATTTCTGCCTTGGCTTTCATCTTCTATATCTGCTGATGAGTGCAAAGATATGCATAAATGCTTGCACAAAGTAATTCCAGACGAGGATCTTCTTCAAGAG ATTATGTTTACCTGGATGGATGGCAAAAAGTTAACAAACAAACGCAAGACTTGTGAAGAGAGTACAGCACACAATAGTTCAGATTCTGTTGTTAGAGGCTTAATAGAGAATGTTCCTTGTCCTTGTGAATCTTCTAGAAGGGAATTTCCAGTCTCAAATTTGGATCTTAAAGAATCCACTCTGAATCTCCCGGTTGATGAGATACTGCATTGGCACAAGGCTATTAGAAAGGAATTGAATGACATAACAGAAGCAGCTAGGGAAATAAAGTTGCGTGGAGATTTTTCTGATTTATCTGCCTTCAACCAGAGGCTCCAGTTTATTGCTGAAGTTTGTATCTTTCATAG TATTGCCGAGGACAAAGTTATATTTCCTGCAGTAGATGCAGAAATATCATTTGCCCAGGAGCATGCggaagaagaaaatgagtttgataaatttagatgCTTGATAGAAAGCGTTCAGAGTGCTGGATCCAACTCAACTTCTGTAGAATTTTATTCAGAACTGTGCTCACAAGCTGATCATATAATGGAGACAGTGGAAAGACACTTCTGTAATGAGGAGGCTCAG GTTCTTCCACTCGCACGAAAGCATTTTAGCCCCAAAAGGCAGCGGGAACTCCTTTACCAGAGCTTGTGTGTTATGCCACTTAGACTCATAGAATGCGTCTTACCATGGTTGGTAGGTTCATTAAGTGAGGAGGAAGCAAGGTCTTTTCTTCAGAACATGCATATGGCAG CACCAGCATCAGACACTGCTTTGGTCACACTTTTCTCTGGTTGGGCATGCAAAGGTCGTCCAGCTGACATTTGTTTATCTTCAAGTGTAACCGGTTGCTGTCCTGCTAAAATTTTAGCTGGGAATCAAGAGAACTTAGGTAAATGTTGCGGTACATGCACTTCTTCAAGAATTGTCAAATCTAGTAGCTCAAATGGTGAGCAAAGTAATGGTGAAAGGCCAACCAAGCGTGTAAACTTAATGTCAGAGGAGAAATGCTATCGTCATGATCCTTCAGGAGGTGGAAAATTTCGGAAAGGATCCACTGGTAATCAGTCTTGTTGTGTTCCTGCATTAGGCGTTGTAAATTCCCTTGCTGCAGCAAAATCATCGCGCACTTTTACTCCAAGTGCTCCTTCTCTGAACTCCTGTCTTTTCAACTGGAATACCAGCTTGACCAATGCTGGATATGCAACACGGCCGATCGATAACATTTTTCAATTTCACAAGGCAATCAGAAAGGATTTGGAATTTCTGGATGTCGAATCTGGAAAACTGACTGATTGTGATGAGACTTTCCTCAGGAAGTTTTGTGGTCGTTTTCGTCTTCTACGGGGATTGTATAAAGCTCACAGCAATGCAGAGGATGATATCGTATTTCCAGCTTTGGAATCAAAAGAGACGCTTCATAATGTTAGCCATTCTTACACCTTGGACCACAAACAGGAAGAAAAGCTATTCGAGGATATTTCATCTGCACTTGATGAGCTTTCTCAGCTCCGTGAAAACTTGAATGGTGGGAGTTCAGTTAAAGGTCCTTGTAGAAACTCTGGTGCTTGTGACTTGCATGAATATTCAAGAAAATACAATGAGCTGGCGACTAAAGTTCAAGCCATGTGCAAATCTATAAAAGTAACCCTGGATCAACATGTTATACGGGAGGAAGTTGAGCTATGGCCGCTATTTGACCGGCATTTTAGCATTGAAGAACAAGACAAACTAGTTGGTAGGATAATCGGTACAACTGGGGCAGAGGTACTTCAGTCAATGTTGCCCTGGGTAACCACTGCTCTTACTCAGgatgaacaaaataaaatgatggAGACGTGGAAGCAAGCAACCAAAAACACTATGTTCAGTGAATGGCTCAATGAATGGTGGGAAGGAACTCCAGATGGAACTTCCCAGGCATCAAGCTCAGAGGACATTGTTTCACGAG GATGTGAGTTTCCTGAATCTCTAGAACAAAGTGATTCCACTTTTAAACCTGGATGGAAGGACATATTTCGTATGAATCAAAATGAGCTAGAGTCAGAAATAAGAAAGGTCTCCCGAGACTCATCGCTTGATCCAAGAAGAAAAGCATATCTTATTCAAAATCTTATGACCAG TCGCTGGATAGCTGCTCAGCAGGAGTCTGAAGCAAGATCTGTTGAAACTTCAAATGGTCAAGATCAAATAGGATGTTCACCTTCATTCCGTGATCCAGATAAGCAAGTGTTGGGATGTGAGCATTATAAAAGAAACTGCAAGCTCCGAGCAGCTTGCTGTGGTAAACTATTTCCATGCAGATTCTGTCATGACAAAATCAGTGATCATTCTATGGATAG GAAGGCAACAACTGAAATGATGTGTATGAACTGCCTCAAAGTACAACCAGTTGGACCTACTTGCACGACTCCATCCTGTAATGGCCTTTCGATGGCAAAATATTACTGCAGCAGCTGTAAATTTTTTGATGATGAAAG GACAGTATATCATTGCCCGTTTTGCAATTTATGCCGGCTGGGGCAAGGACTAGGTGTTGACTTCTTTCATTGCATGACCTGCAATTGCTGCCTCGGAATGAAACTTGTGGACCACAAATGCAGGGAGAAAGGTCTTGAAACCAACTGTCCAATATGTTGTGATTTTTTATTCACATCAAGTGAAACTGTCAGGGGTCTGCCCTGTGGGCATTTTATGCATTCAGCATGCTTTCAG GCATATGCTTGCACACACTACATCTGTCCCATTTGCAGCAAGTCTATGGGAGATATGTCG GTGTACTTTGGGATGCTTGATGCTTTGATGGCTTCGGAGGTACTACCAGAAGAGTTTAGGAACCGCTGCCAA GATATATTGTGTAACGACTGTGGTAAGAGGGGAACTGCACCATTCCATTGGCTCTATCACAAGTGTGCATCTTGTGGATCCTACAATACCAGAGTGATAAAGGTGGAAACAAGTCCTAATTGCTCCAGCTAA